AGATAGGCAAGCCCTGTGCCCACGAGCATACTGATCAGCAGACCGCCGCGCGTGCCGCGGATGAACAGTACCAGCGCCAGCAGCAGGGTCACCACCGAAGTAATGACGGCCGGATCACTGAAATGCCCGATGGCGACAAAGGTGGTGGCGTGGGCAATGACAATCCCGCTTTTTTGCAGGCCGATGAAGGTCAGGAACAGCCCGATGCCAACCGTTATCGCATGCTGCAGATTATGGGGAATCGCGTCGCTTAGGATACGGTAGAGAGAGGTGAAGGCCACAATGGCAAACAGCACACCCGTCACCACCACAACGGCAAGCGCCTCACGCCAGTCCAGCTTCATGGAATGCACCAGCGTATAGGTGAAAAAAGCGTTGATTCCCATACCCGGAACGACGATGATCGGTGTTTTGCCGCCAAAAGCCATCAGCAGGCAGCCTGTCACCGCTGTCAGCAGCGTGGCAACCATCCCGGCCCGCAGCGGCATGCCTGCATCTGCCAGGATCGCCGCGTTCACCATCACAATATATACCGAAGCGAAATACGACAGGATGCCGGCCGCCCATTCCTGCTTCCAGTTGTCGCCCGGTTCCATTCCCACACTATTCCGCCAAATATTCGATTTCATGTAACAACCTCCACTTAAGTTCATCTCATGTGATGTCAAGTATCTCCATCTAAAAGCCGTAAAATATCCCCACAAAGTGAGGGTTTGCTTCGATGTTTACTCAGGTACTTTGCGGGGGGCCCCAAAACATACCGTAATAAAAGGGCATATAGCCGGAAACCGGCTACACACCCTTTTACCTGATAGAATTCATTCAAATGTAATGCCGCCCGTTTCGAGCAAATCCCGTACCGTTACACTGACCATAATCAGGCCGACTACAGGAGGTACAAAAGAAGTACTGGCCGGAGGCTGCTTCGCCTTGCGCCGGTCCGGCGCATTCGCAGGCACAATCTGCTCCGTCACATCTTCTCGCGGCTTCATAGGCTTCTCGGTGGAGAAGACCACCTTCACGCCCTTCTTGATGCCTTCCTTGCGCAGTCTGGTGCGGATCACCCGGGCAATCGGGTCCATGGTGGTCTTAGAGATGTCGGCGACCTGAAAGCGGGTCGGGTCCATCTTGTTGGCCGCGCCCATGCTGGAGATCAGCGGGATCTTCCGGGCTAGACATTCCTTGATCAGGTGAATCTTATAGATAATCGTATCCGAAGCGTCAATCACATAGTCCAGCTTGTATTTGAACAGCTCCTCATACGTCTCTTCGGTGTAGAACATATTCAGCGCAATCGCTTCGCATTCCGGGTTGATCAGCTTGATGCGGTCCACCATCAGATCAGTTTTGTTCTGGCCGATGGTCGTCGTGAGCGCATGAAGCTGGCGGTTGATGTTGGTGATATCCACCGAATCCTTATCAATCAGGATAATCCGGCCGATGCCGGTCCGGGCCAGCGCTTCCGCTGCCATAGCGCCAACTCCGCCGATCCCCAGCACAGCCACTGTGCTGTTCTTCATGATCGCCAGGCCTTCCGGCCCGATCGCCAGCTCTGTACGCGAGAACTGATTCAGCATGATGTCAGCCTCCTATGATTTATTTCTTTTCTTTCTCCGGTTTCGGTGCCAGCTTGATATGCAGCTGCTCCAGTTGTCCGGCATCCACAGGGGATGGGGCATCCATCAACAGGTCCGTTGCACTTGCCGTCTTAGGGAAGGCAATGGTCTCACGCAGGTTCGTGCGGCCCGCCAGCAGCATAATCAGGCGGTCGAAGCCAAACGCGATGCCGCCATGCGGAGGCGTGCCGTATTCAAAGGCATCCATCAGGTAACCGAACTTCTCATAAGCCAATTCCTGCGTGAAGCCGAGCGCATCGAACATTTTCTCCTGAACGTCACGCTTGTAGATACGCTGGGAACCGCCGCCCACCTCGTAGCCGTTAAGTACGATGTCATAGGCCTGCGCACGGATCGCGCCGGGATCGGTATCGAAGAGATGCAGGTCTTCGTCCATCGGGCGTGTGAACGGATGATGCTCAGCCACATAACGCTTCTGGTCCTCATCGTAGCCGAGCAGCGGGAATTCCGTTACCCAGGCGAATTTGAACACACTGTCGTCGATCAGACCAAGCTGACGGCCAATCTTCAGACGCAAGGCGCCAAGCACATCGGCTACCACCTTCT
This genomic interval from Paenibacillus sp. FSL H8-0332 contains the following:
- a CDS encoding tRNA threonylcarbamoyladenosine dehydratase, producing the protein MLNQFSRTELAIGPEGLAIMKNSTVAVLGIGGVGAMAAEALARTGIGRIILIDKDSVDITNINRQLHALTTTIGQNKTDLMVDRIKLINPECEAIALNMFYTEETYEELFKYKLDYVIDASDTIIYKIHLIKECLARKIPLISSMGAANKMDPTRFQVADISKTTMDPIARVIRTRLRKEGIKKGVKVVFSTEKPMKPREDVTEQIVPANAPDRRKAKQPPASTSFVPPVVGLIMVSVTVRDLLETGGITFE